The region aaaaaacttgtactttattaaaaatgttttgctgaTAGATGCGTGTAAATGTGTCTAAAATGTTAAAGCAGATATgtgatgtttaatatttttgtatacaGATGTATGATTGTAAAAGACATGATGTACTTGTGAATGagaattttataaaaatgttatttgaaaTCTTTGAATAAagtttggaagaaaaaaaacaaagcaaaacctgcagcaaagcatctaattgtaattacacattaaaatacagaaacacTGATGGAATACGTAAAAAAGTGGTTATCctttgttgagtgtgtgtgtgtgtgtgtcactcacaTGCAGAAAGGAGATTTGCACGTTGTATGAAAAagtgggtggctcttaaaagagcctttgtgtTGATAAAGACGGCGGTAAGGCGCTTTACTTGGAGCTGGTGTACTTGGTGACGGCCTTTGTGCCCTCAGACACGGCGTGCTTGGCCAACTCTCCGGGAAGCAACAGACGCACGGCAGTCTGGATCTCCCtagaggtgatggtggagcACTTGTTGTAGTGAGCCAGACGAGAAGACTCACCGGCGATGCGCTCAAAAATGTCAACGAAAAAAACGCTCAAAAACGTTGACGAACGGGTTCATGATGCCCATGGCCTTAGAGGAGATGCCGGTATCAGGGTGCACCTGCTTCAGGACTTTGTACACGTAGATGGCGTAACTCTCCTTCCTGGTCTTTCTGCACTTCTTGCCGCCTTTAGCCGCCGTCTTGGTCACGGCTTTCTTGGATCCCTTCTTGGGCGCGGTCTTAGCTGGTTCAGgcatgctgttgttgttgttcgaGTGAACTGCAAGAGAATGAGTAACACCCACCTAGCGGCTGGTCTATTTACAGTCTGACATTGTAATTAGGCACAAGAGAACAAACGTGTGTTATTGGTCATAATCCCAAAGTCCCTGACGCGGAGCGCCTCCTCCTACACACTTACTCCTCCCCACTGTCCCCTCTGTGCTTTGTTCCCCTTCCGCCGTTTTACACTCAACTTTGTGctttatgacaaaagaaaaggggaaaaaaagatctTGCTTCTACCACCAAactttaccacacacacacacacacacacaggaaaatctCTTTTTGTAGATAtttgggtggctcttaaaagagccgttGTGTTGACGTGGTTCGGTGTTGAACGTTTATCCGCCGAAGCCGTACAGAGTGCGTCCCTGGCGTTTCAGGGCGTACACCACATCCATGGCGGTGACGGTCTTTCTTTTGGCGTGCTCGGTGTAGGTGACGGCATCGCGGATGACGTTCTCCAAGAAGACTTTGAGCACACCGCGAGTCTCTTCGTAAATCAGGCCGGAAATACGCTTAACACCGCCACGGCGAGCCAGACGGCGAATAGCCGGCTTGGTGATTCCCTGGATGTTATCGCGAAGGACCTT is a window of Tachysurus vachellii isolate PV-2020 chromosome 3, HZAU_Pvac_v1, whole genome shotgun sequence DNA encoding:
- the LOC132843575 gene encoding LOW QUALITY PROTEIN: histone H4-like (The sequence of the model RefSeq protein was modified relative to this genomic sequence to represent the inferred CDS: deleted 1 base in 1 codon), with translation MSGRGKGGKGLGKGGAKRHRKVLRDNIQGITKPAIRRLARRGGVKRISGLIYEETRGVLKVFLENVIRDAVTYTEHAKRKTVTAMDVVYALKRQGRTLYGFGG